The proteins below are encoded in one region of Pontibacter deserti:
- a CDS encoding PAS domain-containing protein, translating to MKSRLADETPVPHHTNITRYTAIAFAVLAITLLVISAYSYLAARKVQENYNDMVSDALYRLELINKLHNNEDLIYNATVRHLQTTDTTTMASLEKQIKQIDAAIRADMATLKELIYVPSRKVLVQNYIDNRQQYTSIIDQIILLSRQKKNGEAQLLENRKLFPAFKLHQLYLNKLGDTISVNTRKRGTEALHTIDSTIRNYNLLLLAALLVTVVAAYFVRKVLQQVRYHNAILDSEIRERKQLKSALSESQSIYRSLFRNIAIPMWVFDTDTLHILEVNEAALQEYGYTRDEFLNLTISDLQPEEQKSLLKDILSHIDANFSFSDNWKHLRKDGSTFYVDIKSHGLPAQGDIQPRVVVAINIDARVEAIRKLEHREKQLIEVSSSIPGAVYQFQLDEQMRFTFPFVSEGILDLFNISPEEIKADANVIFRTVHPDDVKILWDSILDSYHNMIPWELEFRAWHEEQQKYKWLRGHSLPSRKFNGIVIWNGTLIDITSQKEVQEKLLASEANLRYLLNSSPQAIYLLDSQLKIIAFNTKAADEVKALQLKTLRSGESILSFVTLDQVNSTIASHKKAFEGETTVFETNNAGIWHEVAFRPVFGQEHQVLAVALSIEDITEQKLNLESIKHSQMQLARAQELSHVGSWEYDIYKERITWSDNLYKIYGVTPDTFKPTPASVYQLVHPDDKAMVSEAYAQARITGEPVELEHRVITPTGEERQVIQIGEVFKDEQGKVFRLSGTIQDITERKISEQEITETKNLLQSILENIPEIVFSMDSDLNVTYISPQCYEMLGFTASEFIGNIANWSKFVYPQDLHRVEEALRGLFEGKKAQYEVRIFDSKHKVKWLFVSLSATLDANGQLIRMDGAAADVTQLKVAEAKREELNAQLINQNNNLQQFAYIVSHNLRAPIANILGLTSIYDKNKPDAPINKRVIDNMFKSARLLDSTIRDLNELLTLRSELQDVKEKVYFSDVLQHIVATLSEEIKEADATIESDFDQAPAIVTIKSYVQSILLNLISNALKYRDNSRKLHLKLKSFVIDEYICLQISDTGLGIDIQKEKDRIFGLYKRFHPGIAGKGLGLYLVKTQAELLGGKVEVDSSVGVGTTFSVYFLKSNIVNEHIKESNFN from the coding sequence ATGAAGTCCAGGCTAGCAGATGAGACACCAGTTCCGCATCATACCAATATAACCAGGTATACTGCCATTGCATTTGCTGTTCTGGCTATTACATTGCTTGTAATCAGTGCTTATTCTTACCTGGCTGCCCGCAAAGTGCAGGAAAACTATAACGATATGGTTTCTGATGCACTGTACAGGCTGGAGCTTATAAACAAGCTGCATAACAATGAGGACCTTATTTATAATGCAACTGTAAGGCACCTGCAGACAACTGACACCACCACCATGGCTAGCCTGGAGAAACAAATAAAACAGATAGATGCTGCTATCAGGGCTGACATGGCAACACTCAAAGAGTTAATTTATGTGCCCAGCCGAAAGGTATTGGTTCAGAACTACATTGATAACCGCCAGCAATACACTTCTATAATCGATCAGATAATATTGCTGAGCCGGCAGAAAAAGAATGGCGAAGCCCAGTTGCTCGAAAACCGTAAGTTATTTCCTGCTTTCAAATTACATCAGCTCTACCTTAATAAACTTGGTGATACCATAAGTGTAAATACACGCAAACGTGGCACCGAAGCCTTGCATACTATAGATTCCACCATCCGGAATTACAACCTGCTGCTGTTGGCTGCTCTACTGGTAACAGTTGTTGCTGCATACTTTGTCCGGAAAGTGTTGCAGCAAGTCCGGTATCACAATGCTATACTAGACTCTGAAATACGGGAAAGAAAACAACTAAAGAGCGCACTCAGCGAGAGTCAGTCAATTTACAGGTCGCTGTTCCGAAACATTGCAATACCTATGTGGGTGTTTGATACTGATACGCTACACATTTTAGAAGTAAACGAAGCTGCGTTGCAGGAGTATGGCTATACGCGTGACGAGTTCCTGAACCTTACTATTTCAGACCTTCAGCCTGAAGAACAGAAATCCTTGTTAAAAGATATACTTTCCCATATTGATGCAAACTTCAGTTTTAGTGATAACTGGAAGCATCTACGGAAAGATGGTAGTACCTTTTATGTAGATATCAAGTCACATGGATTACCGGCACAGGGGGATATACAACCAAGAGTTGTTGTAGCGATTAATATTGATGCGCGTGTAGAAGCGATCAGGAAATTAGAGCACCGTGAAAAGCAGTTAATAGAAGTAAGCTCGAGTATACCTGGCGCGGTTTACCAGTTCCAGTTAGATGAGCAGATGCGGTTTACTTTTCCGTTTGTAAGCGAAGGTATTCTGGATTTATTTAACATTAGTCCTGAAGAAATAAAAGCTGATGCTAATGTCATTTTCAGAACCGTACACCCCGATGATGTAAAAATTTTATGGGATTCAATTCTGGATTCTTACCATAACATGATTCCCTGGGAGCTCGAATTTAGGGCATGGCACGAAGAACAACAAAAGTATAAGTGGCTCAGAGGGCATAGTTTGCCATCGCGCAAATTCAATGGTATAGTTATCTGGAACGGTACACTTATCGATATTACTTCTCAGAAAGAAGTGCAGGAAAAGCTTTTGGCAAGTGAGGCAAACTTACGTTATCTGTTAAACAGTTCTCCGCAGGCCATTTATCTTTTAGATTCACAGTTAAAAATTATCGCCTTTAATACGAAGGCTGCCGACGAGGTGAAAGCTCTTCAGCTCAAAACCTTACGTTCCGGAGAGAGCATTCTGTCTTTTGTAACGCTAGACCAGGTAAACTCAACTATAGCAAGCCATAAAAAAGCCTTTGAAGGAGAAACTACAGTGTTTGAAACAAACAATGCCGGCATCTGGCACGAAGTTGCCTTCAGACCAGTATTCGGCCAAGAACACCAGGTACTTGCTGTTGCACTCAGTATAGAAGATATAACAGAGCAAAAACTAAACCTGGAAAGTATAAAGCACAGCCAGATGCAGTTAGCTCGCGCACAGGAGCTTAGCCACGTAGGTAGCTGGGAATATGATATCTACAAAGAAAGAATAACGTGGTCAGACAATTTATACAAAATCTATGGTGTTACTCCTGACACCTTTAAACCAACACCTGCATCAGTATACCAGCTCGTGCATCCTGACGATAAAGCCATGGTATCGGAAGCCTATGCACAGGCCAGGATAACAGGAGAACCAGTAGAGCTGGAACATCGTGTTATTACACCCACTGGCGAAGAACGCCAGGTAATTCAGATCGGTGAAGTCTTTAAAGATGAACAAGGTAAGGTGTTCCGGCTTTCAGGCACTATACAGGATATTACCGAACGTAAAATATCAGAGCAGGAAATAACTGAAACCAAAAACCTGTTGCAATCTATACTTGAAAACATACCTGAGATAGTTTTCTCAATGGATTCCGATCTAAATGTTACCTATATAAGTCCGCAATGCTATGAAATGCTTGGCTTCACTGCTTCAGAATTTATTGGCAATATAGCTAATTGGTCTAAGTTTGTGTACCCGCAAGACTTGCATAGAGTAGAGGAAGCTTTAAGGGGTTTATTTGAGGGTAAGAAGGCACAGTATGAAGTACGGATATTTGATAGTAAGCATAAAGTAAAATGGTTATTTGTTAGTCTTTCTGCTACGCTGGATGCCAACGGGCAACTGATAAGAATGGATGGAGCCGCCGCCGATGTAACACAGCTTAAGGTAGCCGAAGCTAAACGGGAAGAATTAAACGCCCAACTCATTAACCAGAACAACAACCTGCAACAATTCGCTTACATTGTGTCGCATAACCTACGTGCACCTATTGCCAATATTCTGGGACTAACCTCTATCTATGATAAAAATAAGCCTGATGCCCCTATCAATAAACGGGTAATAGATAATATGTTTAAATCTGCCCGGCTCCTCGACAGTACTATAAGGGATCTGAACGAACTGTTAACCTTGCGCAGCGAATTGCAGGATGTAAAAGAAAAAGTTTATTTCTCAGATGTTTTACAGCACATTGTCGCCACGTTGTCAGAAGAAATAAAGGAAGCAGATGCAACCATTGAGAGCGACTTTGATCAGGCACCTGCTATAGTTACCATTAAAAGTTATGTACAGAGCATTTTATTAAATCTTATCTCGAATGCTTTAAAATATCGTGATAACAGCAGAAAGTTGCACCTTAAGTTGAAATCTTTTGTAATTGATGAGTATATTTGCTTACAGATCAGCGATACTGGCCTGGGAATTGATATACAAAAAGAGAAGGATAGAATCTTTGGACTTTATAAAAGATTCCATCCGGGTATAGCAGGCAAAGGCCTTGGATTATACTTAGTTAAAACACAGGCAGAGCTGCTTGGTGGGAAGGTAGAAGTTGATAGCAGCGTGGGAGTAGGCACTACATTTAGTGTTTACTTTTTAAAGAGTAACATAGTAAATGAGCATATTAAAGAAAGTAATTTTAATTGA